Part of the Roseofilum capinflatum BLCC-M114 genome, CCATGAACCCATGAGTGCCTTCCCAGAAATGGTCGATGTGGGGTTAACGGGAGGAATTCCCCGATGGACTCCGGAGCAGTTGCGCCAACAGTTACAGATTTGCGCTCCCCAAGAACGCACGATTTTATTAACGTTTGGGGGGCTGAGTCTGCAAGCGATTCCCTATGATACCCTGAAAGCGTTTCCCGATTGGCAGTTTATTACCTTCGATGCCCAGGCTCCCAAGCTGCCCAATTTGATGCAAGTGAGGGGCACTGAATATCGACCCGTCGATTTTATGCCCATTTGCGATCGCCTGATCTCTAAACCTGGATATAGTACCTTTGCCGAAGCTTTGCGCTTAGGAACTCCCGTTGCTTCCTTAACGCGAGATGGATTTGCCGAAACACCGGTTTTAATGGCAGGATTACAAGAGTATGGCCACCATCAGATTATTGATCCAGAAGCCTTTTTTAGGGGAGATTGGAGCTTTTTACACCAAGCGCCCACCCCTCCCAAAACCGATGCCCAATTGGATAAAATGGGCAGTGAGGCGATCGCCCAAACCATTATCGACTATTTTATGGATCATCAATAATTGAGCATCTTCCCCATCCCCCTATCCCCCCATGACTCACCATCAAACTCAACTACAGATCAAAACCACAGGAAAAAACTTTTCCCCCATCACCTCTCAAGTTAAACAAGTGGTCAAAGAATCTGGCATTCAAACCGGGTTATGTACCCTGTTTTTAAGGCATACTTCCGCCAGTTTAGTCATTCAAGAAAATGCCGATCCCGATGTGTTGCGCGATCTAGCTAATTTTTTTGCTAAATTAGTGCCTGAAGATGGGATCAGCTATATTCATGATGCCGAAGGCCCCGATGATATGCCAGCCCATATCCGCAGTGTCTTAACCAAAACCTCAGAACAAATTCCCATTCATCAAGGGCGCTTACTGTTAGGCACTTGGCAAGGGATTTATCTATGGGAACATCGCAGTCGCAATCATCATCGGGAATTGGTGATTCATATTAGTGGAAATTAGGACAACCTTGAAATGCTTGCGGTTAGAACTCCCATCCGATCGCCTTGTATTTTGGACTCGTTTGCTCTAAAATGAGAATCATTCTATCCAAAGTCTAGAGTGCCTCAGAATACAGGAGATCGAGCTTGAGCGAACCCGTATTGGAAGTTGAAGGCTTAATTGTCGATCGCGATCGCACCCCTGGGGTCGTGCGAGACGTATCCTTTACCTTGTCCCCTGGTACAGATACCGCCCTCATCGGCCCCAATGGAGCCGGAAAAAGTACCCTCATTCAAGCCATTTTAGGCA contains:
- a CDS encoding secondary thiamine-phosphate synthase enzyme YjbQ, with the protein product MTHHQTQLQIKTTGKNFSPITSQVKQVVKESGIQTGLCTLFLRHTSASLVIQENADPDVLRDLANFFAKLVPEDGISYIHDAEGPDDMPAHIRSVLTKTSEQIPIHQGRLLLGTWQGIYLWEHRSRNHHRELVIHISGN